A section of the Ruania halotolerans genome encodes:
- a CDS encoding FecCD family ABC transporter permease — MSTQTDTPVRSPARIDFGHAVIRVRARRASVRFAARSVVTVAVLAAMAAVLALVALTLGDYPLTLTEVVLALTGQDAGMANLVVVEWRAPRALAAVVFGAALGVSGAIFQSLTRNPLASPDIIGFATGSFTGALVVIVIIGGSYVQVAGGALVGGILTAAAVYALSYKRGVQGFRFIIVGIAVSAMLASLNTWLMLRAELEVAMSAAVWNAGSLNGITWAQAGAGSVAVVVLMLLAVAQSPGLRQIELGDDAAKALGVSIEPVRLGLVITGVALTAAVTAAAGPISFIALAAPQIARRIARTPGVTLAPAAAMGALLLLAADVLAQHALPSSLPVGVVTVVIGGSYLVWLLVHEARRQL; from the coding sequence ATGAGCACGCAGACCGACACCCCTGTGCGCAGCCCTGCACGCATCGACTTCGGGCATGCGGTTATCCGGGTCAGGGCACGCCGGGCGTCCGTGCGCTTCGCCGCCCGCAGCGTAGTGACGGTAGCGGTGCTGGCCGCGATGGCCGCAGTACTCGCTCTGGTGGCACTCACTCTCGGTGACTATCCGCTCACCCTCACCGAGGTCGTACTCGCGCTGACCGGGCAGGACGCCGGGATGGCCAACCTGGTGGTGGTCGAGTGGCGAGCCCCCCGGGCTCTGGCCGCGGTCGTATTCGGCGCAGCGCTGGGCGTGTCCGGGGCGATCTTCCAGAGCCTGACCCGGAACCCGCTCGCGAGCCCGGACATCATCGGCTTCGCCACGGGGTCCTTCACCGGAGCCCTCGTGGTGATCGTCATCATCGGCGGCTCCTACGTGCAGGTCGCCGGCGGTGCACTGGTCGGGGGGATCCTGACCGCGGCCGCCGTCTACGCCTTGTCCTACAAGCGCGGTGTCCAGGGGTTCCGATTCATCATCGTCGGCATCGCCGTCTCGGCCATGCTGGCAAGCCTGAACACCTGGCTGATGCTCCGCGCTGAGCTCGAGGTCGCGATGAGCGCCGCCGTATGGAACGCGGGGAGTCTCAACGGCATCACCTGGGCGCAGGCGGGCGCGGGATCGGTCGCTGTGGTCGTCCTGATGCTGCTCGCCGTGGCTCAGTCACCCGGGCTGCGTCAGATCGAGCTCGGAGACGACGCAGCGAAGGCGCTCGGCGTATCGATCGAGCCGGTGCGCCTCGGCCTGGTGATCACGGGTGTGGCGCTGACGGCGGCCGTGACCGCCGCAGCCGGGCCGATCTCCTTCATCGCGCTGGCCGCACCACAGATCGCCCGCCGGATCGCCCGCACACCAGGGGTGACCCTGGCTCCGGCGGCAGCGATGGGGGCGCTTCTCCTGCTCGCTGCGGACGTCCTCGCTCAGCACGCCCTTCCCAGTTCTTTGCCAGTCGGTGTGGTCACCGTCGTCATCGGAGGTAGCTACCTCGTCTGGCTCCTCGTTCACGAAGCAAGGCGGCAGCTATGA
- a CDS encoding FecCD family ABC transporter permease, producing MTSSTTISRATDASPPRGVARTNRMRLTGLILALCGLAALALLSVAVGSRPIPLSGVLDAVFNYSGEIEEHIIIAQMRAPRTLVGLAVGAALGVAGALIQALTRNSLADPGILGVSSGAAFFVALAVSVFGVGTILGYVWFAFAGALVVTIAVYLIGSAGRGSADPVRLTLAGVALGAVLSGLTTAMTLMDPTAFDQMRHWNAGVIAGRGYDILLPVLPFLCAGALLAILASRALNSIALGEDLAAALGTNILWTRVAVVAAVTLLAGGATAIAGPIGFIGLMVPHIARWIVGPAQPWILGYTLVLAPGLLLISDVIGRVVLRPGEVPVGIITAFVGAPVLILLIRRRRASGL from the coding sequence ATGACGTCATCGACCACCATCTCCCGTGCCACTGATGCCTCACCGCCCCGGGGTGTGGCTCGCACCAACCGGATGCGGCTGACCGGCCTGATCCTCGCGCTCTGCGGACTGGCTGCCCTCGCGCTGCTGTCCGTTGCAGTCGGGTCCCGACCGATTCCGCTGTCAGGAGTGCTGGATGCCGTCTTCAACTACTCAGGAGAGATCGAGGAACACATCATCATTGCGCAGATGCGTGCGCCCCGAACACTGGTGGGGCTCGCCGTCGGGGCAGCCCTAGGTGTGGCGGGTGCACTCATCCAGGCGCTCACTCGCAACTCACTTGCCGATCCAGGGATCCTGGGGGTCAGTTCCGGGGCGGCCTTCTTCGTGGCGCTCGCAGTCTCTGTCTTCGGGGTCGGCACGATCCTCGGATACGTCTGGTTCGCCTTCGCGGGCGCGCTGGTGGTCACGATCGCGGTCTATCTCATCGGTTCGGCGGGTCGCGGGTCGGCCGACCCGGTGCGACTCACCCTGGCCGGTGTGGCGCTCGGGGCCGTCCTTTCCGGGCTCACCACGGCAATGACGTTGATGGACCCCACCGCGTTCGACCAGATGCGCCATTGGAACGCGGGAGTGATCGCGGGGCGCGGTTACGACATCCTGCTTCCGGTGCTGCCGTTCCTCTGCGCGGGGGCGCTGCTGGCAATCCTCGCTTCGCGAGCGCTGAACTCCATCGCGCTCGGTGAGGACCTCGCCGCCGCGCTCGGCACCAACATTCTGTGGACGCGGGTTGCCGTCGTCGCCGCGGTCACCCTCCTGGCCGGCGGGGCGACGGCGATCGCCGGACCGATCGGCTTCATCGGGCTGATGGTCCCGCACATCGCCCGCTGGATCGTGGGTCCGGCCCAACCGTGGATACTCGGCTACACACTCGTGCTCGCCCCCGGACTACTGCTGATCTCCGACGTGATCGGCCGTGTGGTGCTGCGGCCCGGCGAAGTGCCGGTGGGGATCATCACCGCGTTCGTCGGTGCGCCCGTGCTGATCCTGCTGATCCGCCGTCGCAGGGCCAGTGGCCTATGA
- a CDS encoding ABC transporter substrate-binding protein, with translation MSVSVVRLRRVAAVAVAGTVAVALVLSACAGGGTGASSGAGGQQEMRTVEHALGATEIPVDPQRVVLMNSAGLDIMIALGIVPVGAALWGGISEVPDYVSAHLPDDFTILGTSTEPNLEAVAALEPDLIIGIDNIVSDNLSVLEGIAPTVAYHRRDEQGVAVGWTEHITELGELLDLEDEAAQRIAAFEERVAEVDAHRADTGETIAMLRARSEEVRFYDTTSTLSSNVLQSMQHVTLLDPTFGQPVEDGAAPWLVISTEMLTEIPSDWVYIVPDSDADLEALQAQPLWEQVPAVQADQVCVAEEFAAWFQPGPLAAEIVASEVETCLTQG, from the coding sequence GTGTCCGTTTCTGTTGTCCGGCTGCGACGCGTCGCTGCCGTTGCCGTTGCTGGCACCGTTGCTGTTGCGCTGGTCTTGTCTGCTTGTGCTGGGGGCGGAACGGGCGCTTCGTCCGGGGCCGGTGGTCAGCAGGAGATGCGTACGGTCGAGCATGCGCTGGGTGCCACCGAAATTCCGGTCGATCCACAGCGCGTGGTCCTGATGAACTCGGCCGGACTGGACATCATGATCGCCTTGGGGATTGTTCCCGTGGGTGCCGCCTTGTGGGGCGGAATCAGTGAGGTCCCGGACTATGTGAGTGCGCATCTTCCTGATGACTTCACCATCCTGGGAACCTCCACGGAGCCGAACCTTGAGGCAGTTGCAGCACTCGAACCCGACCTGATCATCGGCATCGACAACATCGTCAGCGACAATCTGAGCGTTCTCGAGGGCATCGCGCCCACAGTTGCTTACCACCGGCGGGACGAGCAGGGCGTAGCGGTCGGATGGACCGAGCACATCACCGAACTCGGTGAGCTGCTCGATCTCGAAGACGAAGCGGCGCAACGCATCGCGGCGTTTGAGGAACGTGTCGCCGAGGTTGACGCACATCGTGCCGACACTGGTGAGACTATCGCGATGCTGCGGGCACGATCCGAGGAAGTGCGCTTCTACGACACGACCAGCACGCTGAGCTCCAACGTCCTGCAGAGCATGCAGCACGTCACCCTGCTCGATCCGACGTTCGGCCAACCTGTCGAAGACGGCGCCGCTCCGTGGCTAGTGATCTCAACGGAGATGTTGACCGAGATCCCCAGTGACTGGGTCTATATCGTGCCCGATAGCGATGCCGACCTGGAGGCTCTGCAGGCTCAGCCCTTGTGGGAGCAGGTCCCTGCGGTGCAGGCGGATCAGGTGTGTGTTGCTGAGGAGTTTGCGGCGTGGTTCCAGCCCGGTCCGCTGGCTGCCGAGATCGTCGCCAGCGAGGTCGAGACCTGCCTGACCCAGGGCTGA
- a CDS encoding siderophore-interacting protein has product MARMLLRDSDIYPVALRELSVLRISDVTSQMRRVTLTGEQLRPFISGDVPVAEFRSTGFDDHIKLYFPYPGQSEVLLPAQRAGRLDFGTGTRPVMKSYTVRRWDRDKAKLDVDFVRHGTGVATTWAYRCAVGDRIHISGPGRSLGLPLSTDWLLLIGDETALPAIGRCLEELPEGYRAQVLIEVPDHHHEQELPTAADVTITWIHRHEAEPGQLLHETVTGLDWWPGVAFAWVAAEAQAVRRIRWHLLEDRGVPKEALHHVGYWRRREVRARRDDPSLPDIDAAEKLPGIRFQAMANLATPFAIRAAASLGLAELIARGVDDLDRLAHHTGSDPAALGKLLRYLTAVEILSRTPQGAYRLTELGEFLAHEIVTDRLDLNGAEARQDLAFADLLDAVRGDGGTHHGSGLQGAPLREDPSFQHSLLDQAGKQAQFFAPALASSAALSRVTHLLVHADPAHVIAREVLRRHEEMRLTLVAHPAQAAPLRAALDESLTETAQHAQVQVIDQQDTSARSGTALPDAVLFVQQLSRLADADAVRALRQAAQGVRRRGLVLVLEAPVDAVMPEEDSAAADLRDLALYGGGQRTDDEYRGIFESAGMRVTGADVAGQGNIVYVLEPQV; this is encoded by the coding sequence ATGGCTCGCATGCTCCTTCGGGACAGCGACATCTATCCCGTTGCGCTCCGTGAACTGAGCGTCCTGCGGATCAGTGACGTGACCTCCCAGATGCGCCGGGTCACGCTGACCGGTGAACAACTGCGTCCGTTCATCTCCGGCGACGTCCCCGTGGCGGAGTTCCGTAGCACGGGTTTCGATGACCACATCAAGTTGTACTTTCCCTACCCGGGCCAGTCGGAGGTGCTGTTGCCGGCGCAGCGGGCAGGACGGCTCGATTTCGGAACCGGCACGAGGCCGGTGATGAAGAGCTACACCGTGCGCCGCTGGGACCGGGACAAAGCGAAGCTGGACGTCGATTTCGTCCGCCACGGCACCGGGGTGGCCACCACGTGGGCGTACCGGTGTGCGGTCGGAGACCGGATCCACATCTCCGGGCCAGGACGCAGTCTCGGGCTGCCGCTCAGCACGGACTGGCTCCTCCTCATCGGCGATGAGACTGCCTTGCCGGCGATCGGTCGCTGCCTCGAGGAACTGCCCGAGGGGTACCGAGCCCAGGTGCTCATCGAGGTGCCCGACCACCACCACGAGCAAGAGCTCCCCACAGCCGCAGACGTCACGATCACCTGGATCCACCGGCACGAGGCTGAACCCGGGCAGCTCCTGCACGAGACCGTCACCGGGCTCGACTGGTGGCCGGGGGTCGCCTTCGCCTGGGTGGCCGCCGAGGCGCAGGCGGTCCGCCGGATCCGCTGGCATCTCCTGGAAGACCGCGGTGTGCCGAAAGAGGCGCTCCACCACGTCGGGTACTGGCGGCGCCGCGAAGTGCGCGCACGTCGCGATGACCCCTCGCTCCCCGACATCGACGCGGCGGAGAAACTGCCCGGCATCCGGTTCCAGGCCATGGCGAACCTTGCCACGCCGTTCGCGATCCGGGCCGCCGCCTCGCTCGGGCTCGCCGAGCTGATCGCCCGCGGCGTGGACGACCTGGACCGGCTGGCCCACCACACCGGCTCGGACCCCGCCGCGCTCGGCAAACTACTGCGTTACCTGACCGCGGTCGAGATACTCTCCCGCACTCCACAGGGGGCCTATCGCCTCACTGAACTGGGAGAGTTTTTAGCCCACGAGATAGTGACGGACCGGCTCGATCTGAACGGGGCTGAGGCTCGTCAGGATCTGGCGTTCGCCGATCTGCTGGATGCAGTGCGCGGCGACGGCGGTACCCACCATGGCAGCGGGCTCCAGGGGGCACCGCTGCGCGAGGACCCGAGCTTCCAGCACAGCCTCCTCGATCAGGCGGGCAAACAGGCTCAGTTCTTCGCGCCTGCCCTCGCATCGAGTGCCGCACTCTCCCGGGTCACCCATCTTTTGGTGCACGCCGACCCAGCGCACGTGATTGCCCGAGAAGTGCTCCGCCGCCACGAGGAGATGCGGCTCACGCTGGTCGCTCACCCGGCCCAGGCAGCGCCGCTACGCGCCGCCCTGGATGAGTCGCTGACCGAGACCGCTCAGCACGCTCAGGTGCAGGTGATCGACCAGCAGGACACGAGCGCGAGATCCGGAACTGCGCTGCCCGACGCGGTGCTGTTCGTACAGCAACTCAGCAGGCTCGCGGACGCCGATGCGGTGCGCGCGCTTCGCCAGGCCGCCCAGGGTGTTCGTCGTCGCGGACTAGTGCTGGTCCTCGAAGCACCTGTCGACGCAGTCATGCCGGAAGAGGACAGTGCCGCCGCCGATCTGCGTGACCTCGCCCTCTACGGCGGCGGGCAACGCACCGATGACGAGTATCGGGGCATCTTCGAGAGCGCTGGCATGCGCGTGACGGGTGCCGACGTCGCTGGACAAGGCAACATCGTCTACGTTCTCGAGCCGCAGGTGTGA
- a CDS encoding ABC transporter substrate-binding protein — MTAVRLISHLDHIRHSTHRAHALCSRYSSVRDITRRHLFGLGAVTTAGVLAGCSTTDETGPETGSQLLDYDYLEFSGEVPADPQRVLVIEGRADLEFALTCGYPVIASGFFFGRDGALFDELDDLMPDDLETFDFAETNEPDYEKIASLEPDLIVMRQNAWVGDFYGNARLSEIAPVLAVASGSTGWQQTMRDQATRLRRDQVVNDEIERYTDLVEEIRARSGPQLDATTLIYGTALDDGGMYVITDSQANEVAADLGINVPRYEPGADENGYVELSPENLDQVSEATTLAIYAYDERPALGQTPTFQLLPAAQSGNVHNLDLTLNQGLARAACAMARRLEEIVTA, encoded by the coding sequence GTGACTGCAGTCCGTCTCATCTCGCACCTGGACCACATCCGGCACTCCACCCACCGCGCACACGCCCTGTGCTCCCGCTATTCATCGGTGCGGGACATCACCCGCCGCCACTTGTTCGGACTGGGTGCAGTCACGACGGCGGGGGTACTCGCCGGATGTAGCACCACTGACGAGACGGGCCCAGAGACCGGGAGCCAACTGCTCGACTATGACTACCTGGAGTTCTCCGGTGAGGTTCCCGCCGATCCGCAGCGCGTCCTCGTGATCGAGGGCCGCGCCGACCTGGAGTTCGCCTTGACGTGCGGGTATCCGGTCATCGCTTCCGGGTTCTTCTTCGGCCGCGACGGCGCCCTCTTCGACGAGCTCGACGATCTGATGCCCGATGATTTGGAGACCTTCGACTTCGCCGAGACGAATGAACCCGACTACGAGAAGATCGCCTCGCTGGAACCGGATCTGATCGTGATGCGACAGAATGCGTGGGTCGGTGACTTTTACGGGAACGCGCGACTGTCGGAGATCGCGCCCGTCCTCGCGGTGGCGTCCGGGAGTACCGGATGGCAGCAGACGATGCGGGACCAGGCGACCAGGCTCAGGCGTGATCAGGTCGTCAACGACGAGATCGAGCGATACACCGATCTTGTCGAGGAGATCCGGGCGCGCTCTGGTCCCCAGCTCGACGCGACGACGCTGATCTACGGCACGGCCCTCGACGACGGCGGAATGTACGTCATCACCGATTCCCAGGCGAACGAGGTCGCGGCCGATCTTGGAATCAACGTTCCACGGTATGAACCGGGAGCTGACGAGAACGGCTACGTCGAGCTGTCACCGGAGAACCTCGACCAGGTCTCCGAGGCCACCACATTGGCGATCTACGCCTATGACGAACGCCCGGCTCTCGGCCAGACTCCGACCTTCCAGCTGTTGCCCGCAGCCCAAAGCGGGAACGTGCACAATCTCGACCTCACGCTGAACCAAGGGCTCGCCCGTGCTGCGTGTGCGATGGCGCGCCGGCTCGAGGAGATCGTGACCGCATGA
- a CDS encoding ABC transporter ATP-binding protein yields MTISDTQTGPIADKTGQPPARLYTDRATLGYDGRVISDALSVSVPDESFTVIVGANACGKSTLLRGLSRLLKPAAGQVVLDGRMIMNYRAKEVARRLGLLPQSSLAPDGITVADLVARGRYPHQGLLRQWSEDDEHAVAHAMDATGVTSLSGRLVDELSGGQRQRVWVAMVLAQQTNILLLDEPTTFLDIAYQIELLELFTDLHQEGRTLVAVLHDLNHAARYASHLIAMKDGAVVAEGPPSEIVTAELVEEVFGLRCLVVPDPVVGKPSVVPLGRDRT; encoded by the coding sequence ATGACCATCTCCGACACGCAGACCGGGCCCATCGCGGACAAGACCGGTCAGCCACCGGCGCGTCTCTACACCGACCGGGCCACGCTCGGGTACGACGGCCGGGTCATCTCCGACGCACTCTCGGTCAGTGTGCCCGATGAGTCCTTCACGGTGATCGTCGGAGCGAATGCCTGCGGGAAGTCGACGCTGTTGCGAGGCCTCTCCCGGCTTCTGAAACCGGCGGCGGGGCAGGTTGTGCTCGATGGCCGGATGATCATGAACTACCGGGCGAAGGAGGTGGCACGCCGGCTCGGGCTGCTTCCGCAGTCGTCCCTGGCCCCTGACGGAATCACCGTTGCCGATCTGGTGGCCCGGGGCCGGTACCCACACCAGGGGCTGCTGCGGCAGTGGAGCGAGGACGACGAGCATGCGGTGGCACACGCCATGGACGCCACTGGGGTGACTTCCCTCTCCGGGCGACTGGTCGATGAACTTTCCGGTGGGCAGCGCCAGCGCGTCTGGGTGGCTATGGTGCTGGCCCAGCAGACGAACATCCTGCTCCTGGACGAGCCCACCACCTTCCTGGACATCGCCTACCAGATCGAGCTCCTCGAGCTCTTCACCGATCTTCACCAGGAGGGTCGCACGCTGGTGGCGGTGCTCCACGATCTCAATCACGCTGCACGCTACGCCAGCCACCTGATCGCCATGAAAGACGGAGCAGTCGTCGCCGAAGGGCCCCCGTCTGAGATCGTCACCGCGGAGCTGGTGGAAGAGGTCTTCGGCTTGCGGTGCCTCGTGGTCCCCGACCCGGTGGTCGGTAAGCCCAGTGTGGTGCCGTTGGGCCGGGACCGCACCTGA